The Salinibacterium sp. M195 genome includes a window with the following:
- a CDS encoding YafY family protein: MAKKIQPLRAQDKLVYLLALVPYLMDHDRTSVSEAAAHFGVPEQQIRDAVRLIAVSGIPGETATYQDSDLFDIAWDDFEENDQIVLTHMVAIDDSPRFSAREASALIAGLQYLSGLPEHADRAAIATLMSKLSRGASAQPTAVGVERSELDETLALIRESVAAGTQIEFDYRNSRGESERRHIDPLRVESVDADWYVRGWCHSREDVRTFRLDRVSSPTMTSEPITHTAADVSLPETLFDASPEDFEVTIDVVKSAIPLLGDYVAPDATLVPSGDRVRTTVRVPHFHGLKRLIAGLPGVVTVVSPADARDAVALWARAGVDRYAESASVLP; encoded by the coding sequence ATGGCTAAGAAAATTCAACCATTACGGGCTCAAGACAAACTCGTCTACCTCCTCGCACTCGTCCCGTACTTGATGGATCACGACCGTACAAGCGTGTCCGAGGCGGCAGCACACTTTGGAGTTCCCGAACAGCAAATTCGGGATGCCGTGCGTCTGATCGCAGTGTCCGGGATTCCCGGCGAGACGGCCACTTATCAAGACAGTGACTTGTTCGATATCGCGTGGGACGATTTTGAAGAGAACGACCAGATCGTTCTGACCCACATGGTCGCGATCGATGACTCTCCACGGTTTTCCGCTCGTGAGGCATCCGCCCTCATTGCTGGCCTGCAGTATCTTTCGGGGTTGCCGGAACACGCTGATCGTGCGGCAATCGCGACCTTGATGTCGAAACTCTCGCGTGGAGCATCCGCTCAGCCGACGGCAGTGGGCGTCGAGCGGAGCGAGCTTGATGAGACCCTCGCTCTCATTCGTGAGTCTGTCGCTGCAGGCACCCAGATCGAGTTCGATTACCGAAACTCGCGAGGGGAGTCGGAACGCCGTCATATTGACCCGCTTCGCGTTGAGTCCGTGGATGCCGACTGGTATGTGCGCGGCTGGTGTCACTCCCGCGAAGATGTGCGAACGTTCCGCCTTGATCGCGTCTCTAGCCCCACTATGACGTCCGAACCGATTACTCATACGGCAGCCGACGTGAGTCTGCCTGAGACTCTTTTCGATGCATCACCCGAGGACTTTGAGGTCACGATCGATGTTGTCAAGAGTGCTATTCCGCTGTTGGGCGACTACGTAGCGCCCGACGCCACCCTTGTTCCGTCGGGGGATCGAGTGCGAACGACAGTTCGAGTTCCCCACTTTCACGGGCTCAAAAGACTGATTGCGGGGCTCCCCGGTGTCGTCACTGTGGTTTCGCCTGCTGACGCTCGCGATGCCGTTGCACTGTGGGCTCGCGCCGGCGTCGATCGCTACGCGGAATCGGCGTCGGTGCTGCCGTGA
- the tatA gene encoding Sec-independent protein translocase subunit TatA has protein sequence MLGNLSGVHLIIILVVIVLLFGAPKLPGLARSVGQSMRIFRSEVKTMKDENGDSTSPSSSDTDDSTPPKP, from the coding sequence ATGCTTGGTAATCTCTCCGGGGTACACCTGATCATTATTCTCGTGGTCATTGTGTTGTTGTTCGGCGCCCCCAAGCTCCCGGGTCTCGCTCGCAGCGTTGGTCAATCAATGCGAATTTTTCGCAGCGAAGTGAAGACGATGAAGGACGAGAACGGCGACAGTACAAGCCCGTCGTCGAGTGACACCGACGACTCCACCCCTCCAAAGCCTTAG
- the tatC gene encoding twin-arginine translocase subunit TatC — MSLGAHLIELRKRLTIAGIAIVVTGIGAIFVVEFVIDALRAPITNIADATGRGAALNYDAVTQAFDIHFQIVLTVGIVAASPVWLYQIWAFLVPGLVRKEKQYAIGFLSAAIPLFLAGCAAGWLIMPNIVTLMLSFAGDQDLSNLNAKYYYDFIVKLMLAIGIAFVLPVFIVLLNFVGVLSASAILKGWRVAILLICVFTAMATPAADVVSMFLLAIPMVILYFSAAFIAWLHDRRAAKRAAKIDAELASEA, encoded by the coding sequence ATGTCGCTCGGAGCCCACCTGATAGAGCTGCGAAAGCGGTTGACGATTGCCGGGATCGCAATCGTTGTCACCGGCATCGGTGCCATTTTTGTTGTCGAGTTTGTCATCGATGCTCTGCGTGCGCCGATTACTAACATCGCGGATGCAACGGGGCGCGGCGCGGCGCTCAATTACGACGCCGTAACGCAGGCTTTTGACATCCACTTTCAAATCGTTTTGACGGTGGGAATCGTCGCGGCTAGCCCCGTGTGGCTGTACCAGATTTGGGCTTTCCTCGTTCCGGGGCTGGTGCGCAAAGAAAAGCAGTACGCCATCGGGTTCCTTTCGGCAGCAATCCCGCTGTTCTTGGCCGGTTGTGCTGCTGGTTGGCTCATTATGCCGAACATCGTGACGCTGATGCTCAGCTTTGCCGGTGACCAGGATCTCTCAAACCTCAACGCCAAGTACTACTACGACTTCATCGTCAAACTGATGCTGGCAATCGGAATCGCCTTTGTGCTGCCGGTATTCATCGTGTTGCTGAACTTTGTGGGAGTCCTTTCGGCCAGCGCAATCCTCAAGGGCTGGCGAGTTGCGATCCTGTTGATCTGCGTGTTCACCGCCATGGCAACACCGGCGGCTGATGTCGTCTCGATGTTCCTCTTGGCGATCCCCATGGTTATTCTGTACTTTTCCGCAGCGTTCATTGCGTGGCTCCACGATCGACGAGCAGCAAAGCGGGCAGCGAAAATCGATGCTGAGCTGGCCAGCGAGGCCTAA
- a CDS encoding RNA helicase: protein MTDLSPAERFAAAKKRRGYPVLEAFRASQRFDLDEFQILACHVVEDDKSVLVAAPTGAGKTIIAEFAIYRAMQLAGPKVFYTAPMKALSNQKFQELVAEYGAENVGLLTGDTNVNAGARIVVMTTEVLRNMLYAKSDLLRNLSTVVMDEVHFLGDRFRGAVWEEVIIHLPEDVRMVSLSATVSNAEEFGDWLQAVRGDTEVIVSEERPVPLEQHVLVNSKLVDLFDSSGLAATNRVNPELVQMARFGGRSQSVGNRRKSSRHDSRGGRPARARMDRADVVAMLASKNLVPAIFFIFSRMGCDQAVNQVLRAGVRLTTVQERDEIREIVEARCRTLLDEDLGVLGYWEWLNGLERGVAAHHAGMLPAFKEVVEELFQKKLVKAVFATETLALGINMPARTVVLEKLEKFNGEARVPITPGEYTQLTGRAGRRGIDIEGHSVIQWVDGLDPQAVASLASRRTYPLNSSFKPTYNMAVNLIELFGREHTREILESSFAQFQADRAVVDLARKVRSQKNSLEGYEKSMKCHLGDFAEYSRIRRELNDLEKKTSPKNSPNERADRDRRQRKLASLRNQMRKHDCHACPERESHARWAERWWRLKRETDQLSRQIQARTGAVAKIFDRVTDVLTELKYIEPGANGEMTLNEHGRVLRRIYGERDLLVTESLRQGLWKDLDAASLAAIVTTLVYEPRRDEGDLSDRYLPRGPFREAFDKTSTLWAQLDDLERDNRLPGSQPLATGLALAMYRWTNGANLDAVLDLADMAAGDFVRSTKQAIDLLDQLSVVADGDVGRTARKALDGIRRGIVAYSSVA, encoded by the coding sequence ATGACTGATCTGTCTCCCGCCGAACGATTCGCTGCGGCGAAGAAGCGCCGCGGTTACCCTGTGCTCGAGGCATTTCGTGCCAGCCAACGTTTTGACCTTGACGAATTTCAAATCTTGGCCTGTCATGTTGTCGAAGATGACAAGAGCGTTCTAGTCGCGGCGCCTACCGGCGCAGGTAAAACGATCATTGCCGAATTTGCCATCTACCGGGCAATGCAACTCGCCGGCCCGAAAGTTTTCTACACCGCCCCGATGAAGGCGCTCAGCAATCAGAAATTCCAGGAGCTTGTCGCGGAGTACGGTGCGGAAAACGTTGGTCTTCTGACCGGTGATACTAACGTCAACGCTGGCGCACGGATTGTTGTCATGACGACCGAAGTTCTGCGGAACATGCTCTACGCCAAGTCTGACCTGCTGCGCAATTTGAGCACCGTCGTCATGGATGAGGTCCATTTTTTGGGCGATCGTTTCCGCGGCGCTGTCTGGGAAGAAGTAATCATCCATCTGCCAGAGGATGTTCGCATGGTGTCCCTCAGCGCCACAGTGTCGAACGCTGAGGAGTTCGGTGACTGGCTGCAGGCGGTACGCGGCGATACCGAAGTTATCGTCTCAGAAGAGCGCCCGGTGCCTCTCGAACAGCATGTTCTCGTCAACAGCAAGCTCGTCGACCTCTTCGACTCTTCTGGTCTTGCTGCCACGAATCGAGTGAACCCAGAACTCGTTCAGATGGCTCGCTTTGGCGGTCGCAGCCAGAGCGTCGGCAACCGGCGCAAAAGCAGTCGTCACGATTCGCGTGGCGGTCGCCCGGCCCGCGCCAGAATGGATCGCGCGGATGTCGTCGCGATGCTCGCATCCAAAAACTTGGTGCCCGCCATTTTCTTCATCTTCAGTCGCATGGGCTGCGATCAGGCGGTGAATCAGGTTCTTCGGGCCGGCGTTCGCCTGACGACAGTGCAGGAGCGGGACGAGATCCGCGAGATCGTCGAAGCGCGGTGTCGCACTCTGCTCGACGAAGATCTCGGCGTGCTTGGCTATTGGGAGTGGCTCAATGGCCTCGAGCGCGGCGTTGCCGCTCACCACGCTGGCATGTTGCCTGCCTTCAAAGAGGTCGTCGAGGAGCTGTTCCAGAAGAAACTCGTCAAAGCCGTCTTTGCTACCGAGACTCTTGCTCTGGGCATCAACATGCCTGCGCGCACGGTTGTGCTTGAGAAGCTCGAGAAGTTCAATGGTGAAGCGCGCGTTCCGATTACTCCGGGGGAGTACACGCAGCTCACCGGCCGTGCAGGTCGTCGAGGCATCGATATTGAGGGTCATTCGGTTATCCAGTGGGTTGACGGTTTGGATCCGCAAGCAGTGGCTTCGCTCGCATCGCGTCGCACCTACCCCCTGAATTCCAGCTTTAAGCCGACGTACAACATGGCGGTAAACCTGATTGAACTATTCGGTCGGGAGCACACTCGTGAGATCTTGGAGTCGAGCTTCGCGCAGTTCCAGGCAGACCGCGCAGTCGTTGACCTGGCACGTAAGGTTCGATCTCAGAAGAACTCTCTTGAGGGTTACGAGAAGTCGATGAAGTGCCACCTCGGCGACTTTGCGGAGTACTCTCGCATTCGTCGCGAGTTGAACGATCTCGAGAAGAAGACCTCGCCGAAGAATTCTCCCAACGAGCGGGCTGATCGCGATCGACGCCAACGTAAGCTCGCCAGTCTCCGCAACCAGATGCGCAAACACGACTGTCACGCTTGCCCTGAACGTGAATCGCACGCGCGCTGGGCTGAGCGTTGGTGGCGACTCAAGCGTGAAACTGATCAACTCAGCCGTCAGATTCAGGCGCGCACGGGGGCCGTCGCAAAGATCTTCGACCGCGTCACCGATGTGCTCACCGAGCTCAAGTACATCGAACCCGGCGCCAACGGTGAGATGACGCTCAATGAGCACGGCCGAGTGCTAAGACGAATTTACGGTGAACGGGATCTTCTCGTCACTGAATCGCTTCGTCAGGGCTTGTGGAAAGACTTGGATGCCGCATCGCTGGCCGCAATCGTGACGACGCTCGTGTACGAGCCTCGCCGTGATGAAGGCGACCTAAGCGACCGCTATCTTCCGCGAGGTCCGTTCCGCGAAGCCTTCGACAAGACGTCGACGCTGTGGGCGCAACTTGATGATCTTGAACGGGATAATCGCCTCCCTGGCAGCCAGCCGCTCGCTACCGGGCTTGCCCTTGCTATGTACCGATGGACCAACGGCGCCAACTTGGATGCTGTGCTCGACCTTGCCGACATGGCCGCCGGAGACTTTGTCCGCTCCACCAAGCAAGCGATTGACCTTCTCGACCAGCTTTCAGTAGTTGCGGATGGTGATGTCGGCAGGACTGCGCGTAAGGCTCTCGATGGCATCCGGCGCGGAATCGTCGCATACAGTTCTGTCGCTTAG
- the lnt gene encoding apolipoprotein N-acyltransferase, translating into MPHKPVAVLPLWAAVLTALVSGPILDAGFPDKSVWPLTFVGIALVLIAARGRSIRGSLLVGFLAGAAFYFTHIQWASLFLGPVPMSALSILEALFFAAGTLAITLAYRWLPRVFGTNWGSAVGISFVVAGLWTAREAWSAVWPYGGFAWGRVSLSQSESPLATLFAWLGVSGVSFVMVFFIALVLAAAEHTWTRYRELPLDQRSHHSARGLRTTLVPVAVFTLLVSVPAWNVETDGSLRVGAVQGNGKAAYFDERERGDLLDAQLTATELIYGEDLDLVVWPEGGTDVSPLSNTYAAAAFEYVTARAGAPLISGDITERDGNVYNSQLLWMPGEGVVDIYDKRHPVPFGEYVPNREIWAQFAPDLIGLIGRDYAFGTTDMVFDVNGVTVGVNICFDIVDDQILTETVEQGAQVIIASSNNADFGRTDESAQQLAMARVRALELGRSVVNISTVGLSAIIAPDGSTIAQLPWYTAAAMIDDVPLSNTITPAVVVGRELEWFVSGIGLGALIIAAFAARRRNA; encoded by the coding sequence ATGCCCCACAAACCTGTTGCTGTGCTGCCCCTGTGGGCAGCAGTCCTTACCGCACTCGTCTCCGGTCCGATCTTGGATGCCGGCTTCCCTGACAAGAGTGTGTGGCCGCTCACGTTTGTCGGTATCGCCCTCGTTCTGATCGCTGCGCGAGGAAGAAGTATCCGCGGTTCATTGCTCGTTGGCTTCTTAGCCGGTGCAGCATTCTATTTCACGCATATTCAGTGGGCTTCGCTTTTCTTGGGGCCTGTTCCGATGTCGGCACTCTCGATTCTCGAGGCGCTGTTTTTTGCGGCCGGCACGCTGGCGATTACGTTGGCATACCGCTGGCTACCGCGAGTTTTCGGTACAAACTGGGGCTCAGCGGTCGGAATCTCGTTCGTGGTTGCCGGACTGTGGACTGCTCGCGAAGCGTGGTCCGCCGTCTGGCCGTACGGCGGATTTGCCTGGGGCCGAGTATCACTTTCGCAATCAGAGAGTCCGCTGGCGACTCTCTTCGCTTGGCTCGGGGTCTCCGGCGTTAGCTTTGTCATGGTGTTCTTTATCGCTTTGGTCCTCGCGGCAGCGGAACACACCTGGACGCGCTATCGCGAGCTTCCGCTCGATCAGCGGTCTCACCACAGTGCGCGAGGACTGCGCACTACGCTCGTCCCGGTCGCTGTTTTCACTCTCCTGGTTAGCGTGCCCGCCTGGAACGTAGAGACCGATGGTTCGCTTCGCGTTGGTGCCGTTCAAGGCAACGGGAAGGCCGCTTATTTCGATGAACGGGAACGCGGAGATCTCCTCGACGCTCAGTTGACGGCGACAGAGCTCATTTACGGCGAGGACCTCGATCTGGTGGTGTGGCCCGAGGGCGGTACCGATGTTTCGCCTCTCAGTAATACCTACGCGGCAGCCGCCTTCGAATACGTCACTGCTCGGGCAGGGGCACCTCTTATTTCCGGAGACATCACTGAACGGGATGGCAACGTCTACAACAGCCAACTTCTCTGGATGCCGGGGGAGGGTGTCGTTGACATCTACGACAAGCGGCACCCGGTTCCCTTCGGCGAATACGTTCCTAATCGCGAAATTTGGGCGCAGTTCGCTCCGGACCTCATCGGACTTATTGGGCGCGATTACGCGTTCGGCACCACCGATATGGTGTTCGACGTCAATGGTGTGACGGTTGGCGTAAACATCTGCTTCGACATCGTCGACGACCAGATTCTCACCGAAACGGTGGAGCAGGGTGCACAAGTCATCATTGCCTCGTCCAACAATGCCGATTTCGGTCGCACCGACGAGAGCGCACAACAGCTGGCGATGGCCCGGGTTCGTGCACTCGAACTCGGACGCAGCGTCGTCAACATTTCCACTGTTGGCTTGAGCGCGATCATCGCCCCCGACGGAAGCACAATCGCGCAACTACCGTGGTACACCGCTGCCGCGATGATCGACGATGTTCCCTTGAGCAACACCATCACGCCCGCCGTTGTGGTGGGTCGTGAATTGGAATGGTTCGTATCAGGAATCGGACTTGGCGCGCTCATCATCGCCGCTTTTGCCGCTCGGAGAAGGAATGCCTAA
- a CDS encoding polyprenol monophosphomannose synthase, whose product MPNVIVVVPTYNEIENIAAIIGRLRQAVPRANVLIVDDSSPDGTGERADQLAATDPGVTVLHRAKKEGLGKAYLAGFEVALERGYEYIVEIDADGSHDPTDLPAMIRLAKAGNDLVIGSRWVDGGSVKNWPWFRHSVSRAGNAYARAVLGSHIHDLTAGYRVFRSSALRDLGLNGVSSQGYCFQVELAWNLERAGYRVAEHPITFVERSTGRSKMHAGIVAEALFRVTGWGLSATLKTVRR is encoded by the coding sequence ATGCCTAACGTCATCGTGGTGGTGCCCACCTATAACGAGATCGAGAACATTGCGGCGATCATTGGTCGACTCCGGCAGGCAGTCCCTCGCGCTAACGTGCTGATCGTCGATGACTCGAGTCCAGACGGAACTGGCGAGAGAGCTGATCAGTTGGCCGCCACAGATCCTGGCGTAACGGTGCTGCATCGCGCCAAGAAGGAAGGCCTTGGAAAGGCCTACCTTGCCGGTTTCGAAGTCGCTCTCGAACGTGGCTATGAGTACATCGTCGAGATCGACGCCGATGGGTCGCACGATCCGACGGATCTTCCCGCCATGATCAGATTGGCGAAAGCCGGAAATGATCTGGTCATCGGTTCGCGTTGGGTTGACGGAGGCTCGGTAAAGAATTGGCCGTGGTTCCGCCATAGTGTCTCGCGCGCCGGCAACGCCTACGCGAGAGCCGTTTTGGGGTCACACATTCACGACCTCACCGCGGGCTACCGGGTGTTTAGATCGAGCGCGCTGCGGGATTTGGGCCTCAACGGCGTTTCGTCACAGGGGTACTGCTTTCAAGTGGAATTAGCCTGGAACTTGGAACGTGCGGGCTACCGAGTGGCAGAGCATCCGATCACATTCGTTGAGCGTTCAACGGGCCGATCCAAAATGCATGCAGGAATTGTTGCAGAGGCACTGTTCAGGGTCACCGGCTGGGGGCTATCGGCAACCCTGAAAACAGTACGACGTTAA
- a CDS encoding RNA polymerase-binding protein RbpA: MADRSLRGMRLGTQSLQSEEGVEFSPRKKSTYKSVDGSTFEVMFSSDAEVPQQWQDSKTGQEGILLDSEGQLVELDEVDVKVPRSHWDMLLERRTRPELEELLQERLDFLRARRGQQKIGA; encoded by the coding sequence ATGGCAGATCGCAGCTTGCGCGGCATGAGACTTGGTACCCAGAGCCTACAGAGCGAAGAGGGTGTCGAGTTTTCCCCGCGGAAAAAGAGCACATACAAATCAGTCGATGGAAGCACCTTCGAGGTGATGTTCTCGTCTGATGCCGAGGTGCCGCAGCAGTGGCAGGACTCTAAGACCGGTCAAGAGGGAATTCTCCTCGACAGTGAAGGTCAGCTCGTCGAACTCGATGAGGTTGACGTCAAGGTTCCCCGCAGCCACTGGGACATGCTCCTTGAGCGTCGTACGCGTCCGGAACTAGAAGAACTTCTTCAGGAGCGTCTCGACTTCTTGCGGGCCCGTCGCGGTCAGCAAAAGATCGGCGCTTAA
- a CDS encoding glycerophosphodiester phosphodiesterase — MAKDQSRASDKSSYLSPASPRVLAHRGLALDAPENTMLAFAKAVAIGAQYIETDVHASLDGVSVVAHDPSLLRVAGRDIKVEQLTMAELRRIDLGEGQGFCSLAEALDAFPETRFNIDVKSRGAVAPTARTIREAKAIERVLVTSFDEKRRAATAAQLPGVASSASARQFLLALMSAKTGVSPAMRRALTGLVALQVPEKALGLRVTTQRVIQRVHALGLEMHVWTINEPQRMRHLLDLGVDGIVTDRADLALEVVASRAKSGSA; from the coding sequence GTGGCAAAGGACCAGTCGCGCGCTAGCGATAAGTCGTCGTACCTCTCCCCCGCAAGCCCTCGCGTGCTCGCGCACCGAGGGCTTGCGCTCGACGCTCCCGAAAACACGATGCTCGCCTTTGCGAAGGCCGTCGCAATCGGAGCTCAATACATCGAGACAGACGTGCACGCGAGCCTCGATGGAGTTTCGGTGGTCGCACATGATCCGAGTCTCCTTCGTGTCGCCGGCCGGGATATCAAGGTCGAGCAGCTGACAATGGCCGAGCTCCGTCGGATCGACCTTGGGGAGGGGCAGGGGTTCTGTTCGCTTGCTGAAGCACTTGACGCTTTTCCTGAGACACGTTTTAACATCGACGTGAAGTCGCGGGGAGCTGTCGCACCCACAGCGCGGACTATCCGCGAGGCTAAGGCAATCGAGCGAGTACTCGTGACTTCGTTTGATGAGAAGCGCCGCGCAGCCACGGCCGCGCAGTTGCCTGGGGTAGCTAGTTCCGCCTCGGCGCGCCAGTTTTTGCTCGCCCTGATGAGCGCTAAGACTGGAGTCTCTCCTGCAATGCGTCGAGCGCTCACCGGGCTAGTCGCCCTCCAAGTGCCTGAGAAAGCGCTAGGGTTGCGGGTGACCACTCAGCGGGTGATTCAGCGTGTGCACGCTCTCGGACTCGAGATGCATGTGTGGACTATTAATGAACCGCAACGAATGCGTCACTTGCTCGATCTCGGAGTCGATGGAATCGTCACTGATCGAGCAGATTTGGCCCTCGAAGTCGTGGCCTCGCGTGCCAAATCAGGCAGCGCTTAA
- a CDS encoding SPFH domain-containing protein — translation MIDPAGFIGQIFVVILLVILAIFVLVTLFRAIRIVPQARAGVVERLGKYRKTLLPGLNILVPFIDRMLPLIDLREQVVSFPPQPVITEDNLVVSIDTVVFFQVTDARAATYEIGNYLGAVEQLTTTTLRNVVGGLNLEQALTSRDNINSQLRVVLDEATGKWGIRVGRVELKAIDPPLSIQDSMEKQMRAERDRRAQILTAEGTKQAAILEAEGSRQAAILEAEGEAKAAVLRADGEAAAIKTVFAAIHEGDPDPKLLAYQYLQTLPKIAEGDSNKMWIIPSELTEALKGIGEGFFSGKGPVAR, via the coding sequence GTGATCGATCCAGCTGGCTTCATAGGCCAGATTTTTGTGGTAATTCTCCTCGTCATCCTCGCGATCTTCGTGCTCGTGACACTGTTCCGTGCGATCCGTATCGTGCCGCAGGCACGCGCCGGAGTTGTTGAACGACTCGGAAAGTACCGCAAGACTCTACTGCCAGGGCTCAACATCCTCGTCCCTTTTATCGACCGGATGTTGCCCCTCATCGACTTGCGTGAACAAGTCGTATCGTTCCCACCGCAGCCCGTAATCACTGAAGACAACTTGGTTGTGTCGATCGACACCGTTGTCTTCTTTCAAGTAACGGATGCCCGAGCCGCAACGTACGAGATCGGAAACTATTTGGGAGCTGTCGAGCAACTTACGACGACAACCCTCAGGAACGTGGTCGGTGGGTTGAACCTCGAACAAGCGCTCACGAGCCGCGACAACATCAACTCGCAACTGCGCGTCGTACTCGACGAAGCCACCGGCAAGTGGGGCATCCGCGTCGGACGAGTTGAACTTAAGGCCATTGACCCGCCCCTCTCCATTCAAGATTCGATGGAGAAGCAGATGCGAGCCGAGCGCGACCGCCGTGCTCAAATTCTTACCGCCGAAGGAACCAAGCAGGCTGCGATTCTTGAAGCTGAAGGTTCACGCCAGGCCGCAATCTTGGAAGCGGAAGGTGAGGCGAAGGCAGCAGTCTTGCGCGCCGACGGTGAAGCTGCTGCCATCAAGACCGTCTTCGCGGCCATTCATGAAGGCGATCCCGATCCGAAGCTGCTGGCGTATCAATACCTGCAGACGCTGCCTAAGATTGCTGAAGGTGATTCCAACAAGATGTGGATCATCCCGTCTGAATTGACGGAAGCACTCAAGGGCATTGGTGAGGGATTCTTTAGTGGCAAAGGACCAGTCGCGCGCTAG
- a CDS encoding NfeD family protein — protein sequence MLVDLTQYLWILWLALVVLFIVIEVLTLEFTFLMIAAGTLIGGLGANLLGWPWWLQVALAAAISGLLIFTLRPVLLMNLDKGADPAKSNVDALYELGGRVTGPFTNGIGEVKLDNGETWTARVDAVSPVAAMAVGTRVAVSSIEGAIAVVVPEPPKPGAVDLSAGSPNPNPNKADRAKPNPAKPNPAKPRATKKSPRKEEK from the coding sequence ATGCTCGTTGATCTAACCCAGTACCTGTGGATTCTGTGGCTTGCCCTTGTCGTGCTGTTCATCGTGATCGAAGTGCTCACGCTTGAGTTCACCTTTCTTATGATTGCCGCCGGCACACTCATCGGTGGCCTAGGCGCGAACCTGCTCGGCTGGCCATGGTGGCTACAAGTCGCACTCGCCGCTGCCATCTCAGGCCTCCTCATCTTCACGCTCAGACCCGTGCTCTTGATGAACCTTGACAAAGGTGCGGATCCCGCAAAAAGCAACGTCGACGCGCTGTATGAACTAGGAGGGCGCGTCACAGGGCCCTTTACGAACGGAATTGGCGAGGTCAAGCTCGACAACGGTGAGACCTGGACCGCACGTGTCGACGCTGTCTCCCCCGTAGCCGCCATGGCCGTTGGCACACGCGTCGCTGTTTCTTCGATTGAGGGCGCTATCGCTGTGGTTGTGCCCGAACCACCCAAACCCGGCGCCGTTGACCTCAGCGCAGGCAGCCCCAACCCGAACCCCAACAAAGCTGATCGGGCCAAGCCCAATCCCGCCAAGCCCAATCCTGCCAAGCCCCGAGCGACCAAAAAATCGCCGAGAAAGGAAGAAAAGTGA
- a CDS encoding SDR family oxidoreductase translates to MNSDNSNPLAAHSLDGARALITGSSRGIGADTAAYFAQAGARVAINYRNKEARALKLVAQLNETDGSAIAIGADLTDPETVSVLFNRVKAEFGGLEILVLNASGGMEGGMAEDYAMQLNRDAQINFLKAMMPLLHEGSRVVFVTSHQAHFIRTVETMPEYVPVALSKRAGEDALRALIPELESRGIGFVVVSGDMIEGTITATLLQRANPGAIEARKEAAGRLYNVSEFAAEVASAAVEPVPENNTRYVGDVSDFLNK, encoded by the coding sequence GTGAATAGCGATAATTCGAATCCTCTGGCAGCCCACTCGCTCGATGGCGCTCGCGCGCTGATCACCGGTTCATCGCGGGGGATTGGGGCCGATACAGCCGCCTACTTCGCGCAGGCCGGCGCCCGCGTTGCGATCAACTATCGCAACAAGGAGGCTCGCGCCCTTAAGTTGGTTGCACAGCTCAACGAGACTGATGGATCTGCTATCGCCATTGGCGCCGACCTCACTGACCCTGAGACCGTTTCCGTGCTGTTTAACAGGGTGAAGGCAGAGTTCGGCGGCCTTGAGATTCTGGTGCTCAATGCATCCGGCGGTATGGAAGGTGGCATGGCTGAGGACTACGCCATGCAGCTCAACCGCGACGCCCAGATCAATTTCTTGAAGGCTATGATGCCGCTGCTGCACGAGGGTTCGCGCGTTGTTTTCGTGACGAGCCACCAGGCGCACTTCATTCGTACCGTTGAGACGATGCCCGAATATGTGCCGGTTGCCCTGAGTAAGCGCGCCGGGGAGGATGCCCTTCGTGCGTTGATTCCCGAGCTTGAGTCTCGCGGCATCGGCTTCGTCGTTGTCTCGGGCGACATGATCGAGGGAACTATCACGGCGACACTTTTGCAGCGCGCAAACCCTGGTGCGATCGAAGCTCGCAAAGAGGCCGCTGGACGGCTCTACAACGTCAGCGAATTTGCTGCCGAGGTTGCTTCTGCTGCGGTTGAACCGGTCCCGGAGAACAACACACGTTACGTCGGCGACGTTTCGGACTTTCTCAACAAGTAA